In Leptospira sp. WS58.C1, a single genomic region encodes these proteins:
- a CDS encoding metal-dependent hydrolase, producing the protein MSAKAEKKERTIKPINGDSPSVRKMDFEGLDRLSDYYVAGNSFLTHTVNAYHVIFPEGERFFIKSVKAFADQVKDPALQNSIKGFIGQEVQHGKEHEKALDMLAKQGRPVSRILNFYVKTAYGFFWPVLEFIFGKKLKLAVTAGLEHYTASLGEVTLRFGLHEQAEGEMRNLLLWHACEEIEHKSVAYDVLQTVSKSYILRTLGFIVASIMFWGYAFTLQHMFIFADPKIGFKRYFSDLASASSYARLIVIEVGKLAFLYFKPSFHPNQTGGYDLANAALATI; encoded by the coding sequence ATGTCAGCAAAGGCAGAAAAAAAAGAACGGACTATTAAACCGATCAACGGCGATTCTCCGAGCGTTCGTAAGATGGACTTCGAAGGGTTGGACCGATTATCCGATTATTATGTGGCAGGAAATTCTTTCCTAACCCATACGGTAAACGCATATCATGTGATCTTTCCGGAAGGAGAAAGATTTTTTATTAAAAGTGTAAAAGCTTTTGCGGATCAAGTGAAGGATCCCGCATTACAAAATAGTATTAAAGGTTTTATCGGTCAGGAAGTACAACACGGAAAAGAGCATGAAAAAGCTCTGGATATGCTGGCAAAACAAGGACGCCCCGTTTCCAGGATCCTGAATTTTTATGTAAAGACCGCTTACGGATTTTTCTGGCCTGTTCTGGAATTTATCTTCGGTAAAAAACTGAAACTTGCAGTGACTGCCGGTTTAGAACATTATACCGCCTCCTTGGGAGAAGTTACTCTAAGATTCGGTCTTCATGAACAAGCGGAAGGAGAGATGAGAAATCTACTTCTTTGGCATGCTTGCGAAGAAATAGAGCATAAGTCCGTTGCGTATGACGTTCTGCAAACCGTTTCCAAAAGTTATATCTTAAGAACTTTGGGATTTATCGTAGCCTCGATCATGTTCTGGGGATACGCGTTTACTCTTCAGCATATGTTTATCTTTGCGGACCCTAAGATCGGATTTAAAAGATATTTCTCCGATCTTGCCTCCGCAAGTTCTTATGCCCGTTTGATCGTGATAGAAGTCGGAAAACTTGCCTTTCTTTATTTCAAACCTAGTTTCCATCCGAACCAAACCGGCGGTTATGATCTGGCCAACGCCGCGTTAGCTACAATTTAA
- a CDS encoding HEAT repeat domain-containing protein, protein MSSLRILILGIILSLTSQISAKEMIHEKLDQLFYDQVDKLQSGNLEERIQAADYLKFVSSKLAVRPLLKALKGNPNVPKSDENSPTLKFTIAQALGAMESDISGPGMVEEFKKISATVQENDYPAFSSPEGYNTVIAAGEIIRNVGLLPYSKENQEAILNALNHPNFYVRASAADGLKNLNRKDALSQLNSAIDKEKNPFAKVAILNAIVYINRIANQKFYDLCAFLKDESPMVRYRASIAVGEVDLKAGEYSLREALLVEHDKMVREQIKKDLANVTGFKMPANLPLFLKD, encoded by the coding sequence ATGTCTAGCTTAAGAATCCTAATCCTTGGAATTATTTTATCACTCACTTCTCAAATTTCCGCAAAGGAAATGATCCATGAGAAATTGGACCAATTATTCTACGACCAAGTCGATAAATTACAAAGCGGCAACCTAGAAGAAAGGATCCAAGCTGCGGACTATCTGAAATTCGTAAGTAGCAAACTGGCGGTTCGCCCGCTTCTTAAAGCTTTAAAGGGAAATCCGAATGTTCCTAAATCGGATGAGAATTCCCCCACTTTAAAATTCACAATAGCACAAGCTTTGGGAGCCATGGAGTCGGATATTTCCGGACCGGGAATGGTGGAAGAATTTAAAAAAATTTCCGCAACTGTTCAAGAAAACGATTATCCTGCATTCAGTTCCCCTGAAGGGTATAATACTGTGATCGCCGCGGGGGAGATTATCCGAAATGTAGGGCTTCTTCCTTATTCCAAAGAAAACCAAGAAGCGATCCTAAACGCTTTGAACCACCCGAATTTTTATGTAAGAGCTTCCGCAGCGGACGGACTGAAAAACCTAAACCGAAAAGATGCACTTTCACAATTGAACTCTGCGATCGATAAGGAAAAAAATCCTTTTGCGAAAGTTGCGATCTTAAATGCGATCGTATACATCAATCGGATCGCCAATCAAAAGTTCTATGATTTATGCGCATTCCTAAAAGACGAATCCCCGATGGTGCGTTATAGGGCTTCCATTGCAGTGGGAGAAGTGGACCTGAAAGCGGGAGAATATTCTCTGAGAGAAGCGTTACTCGTCGAGCATGATAAAATGGTAAGAGAGCAGATCAAGAAGGACCTGGCAAATGTGACAGGATTCAAGATGCCTGCGAATCTCCCGCTTTTTTTGAAAGACTGA
- a CDS encoding polyhydroxyalkanoate synthesis regulator DNA-binding domain-containing protein, with translation MKVLKRYANRRLYDPETSKTITLEDVAEMIIAGEEIKVIDNMSGQDITPKILGQTFLKVSLGQRNEEFSNYMLSALIRETGKNISALFGRLVLGGIGLAYLTKEKMDRILQSMVALGELRLEEVKSYREDLLTHLAQRASENSEQIQEDLKKVGRELEEGGEKELAVEDLSEKIRKIAERVKETESL, from the coding sequence ATGAAAGTTCTGAAAAGATACGCAAACAGAAGGTTGTACGACCCCGAGACCAGTAAAACGATTACTCTAGAAGATGTCGCCGAGATGATCATCGCGGGCGAAGAGATCAAAGTGATCGATAATATGAGCGGTCAGGACATCACTCCTAAAATCCTAGGCCAAACCTTTCTCAAGGTAAGTTTGGGCCAGAGAAACGAAGAATTTTCCAATTATATGCTTTCCGCCTTAATCCGAGAAACGGGCAAAAATATCAGCGCATTATTCGGCCGTTTGGTCTTGGGAGGGATCGGTCTTGCCTATCTTACCAAGGAAAAAATGGACAGGATCTTGCAGAGTATGGTGGCTTTGGGCGAACTTCGTCTGGAAGAGGTGAAAAGTTACCGCGAAGACCTACTCACCCATTTAGCTCAGAGAGCCAGTGAGAACAGCGAACAGATCCAGGAAGACCTTAAAAAAGTGGGTCGAGAATTGGAAGAAGGCGGAGAAAAGGAATTGGCTGTCGAGGATCTATCGGAGAAAATTCGCAAGATTGCGGAAAGAGTCAAGGAAACCGAGTCCTTATGA
- a CDS encoding DsbA family oxidoreductase, giving the protein METSISIYSDVVCPWCYIGKKRLEKAIESWEVDHPGDKIVVEWKPFQLNPDLPEKGEDREAHMVKKFGSLDRVKMMTQRVSDIAKEDGLQFSNILQGHQPNTLLLHALIRKARTYGKESELAEVFFQKFFSEEKNLSDDLIIRESLTQVGVPASELDEVRNDPSLFSRIETEENEGKMLGVTGVPFYIFNEKYAVSGAQPVDLFLQVFERLQSESGT; this is encoded by the coding sequence TTGGAAACCAGTATCTCAATTTATTCGGACGTAGTTTGTCCTTGGTGTTATATCGGTAAAAAAAGATTAGAGAAAGCGATCGAGTCTTGGGAAGTCGATCATCCTGGAGATAAAATCGTCGTAGAGTGGAAACCATTCCAATTAAATCCTGATCTTCCTGAAAAGGGCGAGGATCGAGAAGCTCATATGGTCAAAAAATTCGGTTCTTTAGACCGGGTAAAGATGATGACCCAAAGAGTCTCGGATATTGCCAAAGAAGATGGATTGCAGTTTTCTAATATTCTACAAGGACACCAGCCGAATACCTTACTTCTTCATGCTCTCATTCGAAAAGCCCGAACTTACGGAAAAGAATCGGAACTTGCCGAAGTATTTTTCCAAAAGTTTTTTTCGGAAGAAAAAAATCTCTCGGACGATTTAATTATTAGAGAAAGCCTAACTCAAGTTGGAGTTCCTGCATCGGAATTGGATGAAGTCCGTAATGATCCTTCTCTTTTCAGCCGGATTGAAACGGAAGAAAACGAAGGCAAAATGTTGGGAGTGACCGGAGTTCCATTCTATATCTTTAACGAAAAATACGCGGTTTCAGGAGCTCAACCTGTGGACCTGTTCTTGCAGGTGTTCGAAAGATTGCAGTCGGAGTCGGGAACTTAA
- a CDS encoding TlpA family protein disulfide reductase — translation MNKKVKAGFQYGGALALLLSATFFLAWFRALDTEPVVSLDGKEFRTPIGEKANIKGKTTVVYFWATWCGVCNTNLPLVKWYASTLKDQNNFAFISVEEGENSSALKDYLEKHAVNFPVIVGNPMLLRDWGIRGYPSFYILDGEGKVRFAESGIMSPLGMFLRLIWARIFWP, via the coding sequence ATGAACAAAAAAGTAAAAGCAGGATTTCAGTACGGAGGAGCGTTGGCCCTTCTACTTTCCGCGACTTTTTTTCTGGCCTGGTTTAGAGCCTTGGATACGGAACCTGTTGTGAGTCTGGATGGAAAAGAATTCCGGACTCCGATCGGAGAAAAAGCGAATATAAAAGGAAAGACCACAGTTGTATATTTTTGGGCGACCTGGTGCGGAGTTTGTAATACGAATCTTCCTCTGGTCAAGTGGTATGCCTCCACACTTAAAGACCAAAATAATTTTGCATTCATCAGTGTGGAAGAAGGGGAAAATTCCTCGGCACTCAAAGACTATCTAGAAAAACACGCCGTGAATTTTCCGGTAATCGTAGGAAACCCGATGTTACTCAGAGATTGGGGGATCAGAGGATATCCTAGCTTTTATATTTTGGATGGAGAAGGAAAGGTCAGATTCGCGGAATCCGGAATTATGAGCCCGTTGGGTATGTTCCTAAGGCTGATCTGGGCAAGAATTTTCTGGCCTTAG
- a CDS encoding decaprenyl-phosphate phosphoribosyltransferase translates to MLFSYIKLLRPHQWIKNIILFAGIIFGKKLGDLESVERAIFAFFLFSLTASCQYVLNDFLDRKEDALHPEKKHRPLASGAISPTIALLLTAVLLSVTLVLSFKLQTEFFYWVAGYLIFNIVYSRFLKHMVILDVMSISFGFVVRAIAGSIVVGVSFSSWLLLCTFMLALYWGFGKRRGELIILEEGAKGHRKILEEYSVNFLDLMMGIVATMTLVTYVMYVTSPHTIENLGTDKMVYTIPIVVYAIFRSLYIIYIKNMGHNPTKAILTDWGVLVAGFFWLLLVVWIMYSGSGQTLPFHL, encoded by the coding sequence ATGTTATTTTCCTATATAAAACTTTTAAGACCCCACCAATGGATTAAAAATATCATCCTATTTGCTGGGATCATATTCGGGAAAAAATTAGGAGACCTGGAATCGGTAGAAAGGGCGATTTTTGCGTTTTTTCTCTTTTCGCTTACCGCAAGTTGCCAATACGTTCTCAATGATTTTCTGGATCGAAAGGAAGACGCACTTCATCCCGAAAAAAAACATAGACCCTTGGCCTCGGGAGCTATCTCTCCTACTATAGCACTTTTACTGACAGCGGTTTTACTTTCTGTCACTCTAGTCCTATCTTTCAAATTACAGACGGAGTTCTTCTATTGGGTAGCCGGTTACCTGATCTTTAATATAGTTTATAGCCGTTTCTTAAAACATATGGTTATTCTAGATGTAATGAGTATCTCTTTCGGGTTCGTAGTGAGAGCGATCGCAGGCTCCATCGTCGTAGGAGTGAGTTTCTCTTCTTGGCTTCTTCTCTGCACGTTCATGTTGGCCCTGTATTGGGGATTCGGAAAAAGAAGGGGGGAACTTATCATCCTAGAAGAAGGAGCCAAAGGCCACAGAAAAATCCTGGAGGAATACTCGGTTAATTTTTTGGATTTGATGATGGGAATCGTTGCCACAATGACTTTGGTAACCTACGTTATGTATGTTACAAGCCCTCATACGATTGAAAATCTCGGTACGGATAAAATGGTGTATACGATCCCGATCGTAGTTTATGCGATCTTTAGATCCTTATACATTATCTACATTAAGAACATGGGCCATAATCCTACTAAGGCCATTTTGACCGACTGGGGTGTCCTTGTGGCGGGATTTTTTTGGCTTTTGCTCGTCGTTTGGATCATGTATTCGGGTTCCGGACAAACTCTGCCTTTTCACTTATAG
- a CDS encoding TrkH family potassium uptake protein yields the protein MGSFKFLKRNVNRIARAFLLLSVARILCLAFAGAILVGSFMIYASEEGRISYADSFYMAASAICVTGLTTVAISELAFSTQVIIMFLFQIGGLGIITFTVLVGILVVRGLSRSTRIASFVFEAIDSHESADGKSKNAPYVRRILLSILNISVSIELMGAFLLYWVMPEDLSGLPGEPNRIFLSLFTSVSAFNNAGFSIVDDLTFLSKEPISLLVVESLVVMGGIGFPVILFLEKTLLEAFRNVMHRIEVVMETYLMSKALEEGKEPSWIYLVLIRMSFWAEERLALYRKALKGEANRIQMKLLLYGTIILVHVGGIGILMGEWDNPETIGKFNFVDKLFNSFFLSVSSRTAGFNTFDISEMRSPTYVLLCSLMFVGGGPQGAAGGIKITTFVILLMYLRNVINPQARVTIMGEEVSKNSIAISTRIYFLATISIVFFMLVITIANGHRHGIEDIFFEVMSAFGTVGLTKGLTPYITGVEKFLYPCIMYVGRVGVFTLLIAFTGHSGLGTLGAQDDGVKIQVG from the coding sequence ATGGGCTCATTTAAGTTCCTAAAACGAAACGTAAACCGAATCGCCAGAGCGTTTTTGCTATTATCCGTAGCAAGGATCCTATGTCTCGCGTTTGCAGGAGCGATCTTGGTTGGGTCCTTTATGATCTATGCTTCGGAAGAAGGTAGGATCTCCTACGCTGATTCATTCTACATGGCTGCGTCGGCAATATGTGTGACCGGATTGACCACCGTCGCCATTAGCGAGTTAGCATTCTCAACTCAAGTTATCATCATGTTCTTATTCCAGATCGGCGGATTGGGGATTATCACCTTTACGGTCCTTGTCGGTATCTTAGTAGTTCGAGGACTTTCCAGAAGTACTCGGATCGCATCATTCGTTTTCGAAGCGATAGATTCCCACGAATCTGCAGATGGAAAAAGTAAAAATGCTCCTTATGTCCGCAGGATCTTATTATCAATTTTGAATATATCCGTTTCTATCGAATTGATGGGTGCGTTCTTATTGTATTGGGTTATGCCGGAAGATCTAAGCGGATTACCCGGCGAACCGAACCGCATTTTTTTAAGTTTATTCACTTCCGTTTCCGCTTTCAATAACGCTGGATTTTCCATAGTAGACGATCTCACCTTCTTATCCAAAGAGCCAATTTCTCTTTTGGTCGTGGAAAGTTTGGTGGTTATGGGAGGGATCGGCTTTCCTGTAATTTTATTCTTGGAAAAAACGTTACTCGAAGCATTCCGGAACGTAATGCATAGGATAGAAGTGGTCATGGAAACCTATCTTATGTCCAAGGCGTTGGAAGAAGGGAAAGAACCTTCCTGGATCTATCTTGTCTTGATTCGTATGTCATTCTGGGCGGAGGAAAGATTAGCTCTTTATAGAAAAGCACTCAAAGGAGAAGCTAACAGGATCCAGATGAAACTTTTACTTTATGGAACTATAATATTAGTCCATGTAGGGGGCATCGGGATACTTATGGGAGAATGGGATAATCCCGAGACGATAGGAAAATTTAACTTCGTAGATAAACTATTCAACTCGTTCTTCCTTTCCGTATCATCCAGGACGGCAGGATTTAACACATTCGATATTTCGGAGATGAGAAGTCCGACTTATGTTCTTCTTTGTTCTTTAATGTTTGTGGGAGGTGGTCCTCAAGGAGCAGCTGGAGGTATCAAGATCACAACCTTTGTTATTCTCTTGATGTATTTGAGAAATGTGATCAATCCTCAAGCAAGAGTGACAATTATGGGAGAAGAAGTTTCTAAAAATTCGATCGCAATCTCTACGCGGATCTATTTTTTAGCAACGATATCCATCGTATTCTTTATGTTGGTGATCACTATCGCAAACGGACATAGACATGGAATAGAAGATATATTTTTCGAGGTCATGTCCGCTTTCGGTACTGTTGGATTAACAAAAGGATTAACACCTTATATCACCGGAGTGGAAAAGTTTTTGTATCCTTGCATTATGTATGTGGGAAGAGTCGGGGTATTTACTCTTCTTATTGCGTTTACCGGGCATTCCGGATTGGGGACATTGGGTGCCCAAGACGATGGAGTCAAGATCCAAGTAGGATAA
- the fusA gene encoding elongation factor G encodes MSTAVADFKPTEKLLKTRNIGISAHIDSGKTTLTERILFYTNRIHAIHEVRGKDGVGAKMDSMELERERGITIQSAATYCQWKGHTINIIDTPGHVDFTVEVERSLRVLDSAILVLCGVSGVQSQSITVDRQMRRYNVPRVAFINKLDRTGANPFRVIDQLREKLKHNAVPVQIPIGLEGDLAGIVDLVTMKAVYFEGKDGMEIIEKEIPAELQELAQKKREELLDAASMFSDELTEAMLEGEPTVEQIKTAIRNGAISLKLTPVFMGSAFKNKGVQKLLDGVLDYLASPVDVVNSALDVKNESEKVVLPSDKDKPLVCLAFKLEDGRYGQLTYVRVYQGKIQKGMTIYNMSNNKKHNVGRLCRMHSDEMEDIDYAEAGDIIALFGIDCASGDTFTDGKMNVSMESMFVPAPVISLTIEAKESKHLNNLAKALNRFTKEDPTFQTHVDQESGQTIIKGMGELHLEVYIERMKREYGVELITGAPQVAYRETITSRADFDYTHKKQTGGQGQFGRVAGFIEPIPLEEDKNYEFVNSVVGGAIPREFISSVDKGFRSCLDRGSLIGFPIIGVKLTINDGSYHDVDSSDMAFQIAGRYAFRQGFSKANPQILEPIMRVEVDGPAEFQGPILASLNQRRGMILNTTEQDGYCKVEAEVPLSDMFGYSTVIRSSTQGKAEFSMEFSRYAPVPRNVAEELMKKYKPNSKDED; translated from the coding sequence ATGAGCACTGCAGTTGCGGACTTCAAACCCACCGAAAAACTCCTAAAAACTAGGAATATCGGTATTTCCGCCCATATCGATTCAGGGAAAACCACTCTGACCGAGAGGATTCTATTCTATACTAACCGTATCCATGCCATCCACGAAGTTCGTGGTAAAGATGGAGTCGGTGCGAAAATGGACAGTATGGAATTGGAGCGCGAGAGAGGGATTACTATCCAATCCGCTGCTACCTACTGCCAGTGGAAAGGCCATACGATCAATATCATCGATACTCCGGGCCACGTGGACTTTACCGTTGAGGTAGAGCGTTCCCTACGGGTTCTAGATTCCGCTATTCTAGTTCTTTGCGGAGTTTCCGGTGTTCAATCCCAGTCCATCACTGTGGACAGACAGATGCGCCGTTATAATGTTCCTCGTGTAGCTTTTATCAATAAGCTGGACCGTACAGGTGCAAACCCTTTCCGTGTGATCGACCAATTACGTGAAAAATTAAAACATAACGCAGTTCCAGTCCAAATTCCTATCGGTCTCGAAGGAGACTTAGCAGGTATCGTTGACCTCGTTACCATGAAAGCCGTTTATTTCGAAGGAAAAGACGGAATGGAAATCATCGAAAAGGAAATTCCTGCCGAATTACAAGAACTTGCTCAGAAAAAAAGAGAAGAACTCTTGGACGCGGCTTCTATGTTCTCCGACGAATTGACCGAAGCTATGCTGGAAGGAGAGCCTACAGTAGAGCAAATCAAAACTGCGATCCGCAACGGTGCAATTTCTTTAAAACTGACCCCAGTTTTCATGGGTTCGGCTTTCAAGAACAAAGGAGTTCAAAAACTTCTGGATGGTGTTTTGGATTACCTAGCTTCACCTGTGGACGTTGTTAACTCCGCTTTGGACGTTAAAAACGAATCTGAAAAAGTAGTTCTACCGTCTGACAAAGACAAACCACTCGTTTGCCTCGCATTCAAACTCGAGGACGGACGTTACGGCCAGTTGACCTATGTTCGTGTCTACCAAGGAAAGATCCAAAAAGGTATGACCATCTATAATATGTCCAACAACAAAAAGCATAACGTTGGTCGTCTATGCCGTATGCACTCCGACGAGATGGAAGATATCGACTATGCAGAAGCGGGAGATATCATCGCATTATTCGGTATCGATTGTGCTTCCGGGGATACTTTTACCGACGGAAAGATGAACGTTTCTATGGAATCCATGTTCGTTCCAGCTCCGGTAATCTCTCTTACAATCGAGGCTAAAGAATCTAAACACTTGAACAACCTGGCAAAAGCTTTGAACCGCTTTACCAAGGAAGATCCTACGTTCCAAACTCACGTAGACCAAGAATCCGGACAAACCATCATCAAAGGGATGGGAGAACTTCACCTCGAAGTGTATATTGAAAGGATGAAAAGGGAGTACGGAGTAGAACTGATCACAGGCGCTCCTCAGGTTGCGTATCGTGAAACGATCACAAGCCGCGCAGACTTCGATTATACTCACAAAAAACAAACGGGTGGTCAAGGTCAGTTCGGTCGTGTTGCCGGATTTATCGAGCCTATCCCATTGGAAGAAGATAAAAATTACGAATTCGTAAACAGTGTCGTGGGAGGAGCAATTCCTCGCGAATTTATCTCTTCCGTAGATAAAGGATTCAGAAGTTGTTTGGATCGCGGAAGTCTGATCGGATTCCCTATCATCGGGGTAAAACTGACCATCAACGACGGTTCTTACCATGACGTGGACTCTTCCGATATGGCATTCCAGATCGCAGGGCGTTATGCATTCCGCCAAGGATTCAGCAAAGCAAATCCTCAAATTCTGGAACCGATCATGAGAGTAGAAGTAGACGGTCCTGCGGAATTCCAAGGTCCAATCCTGGCTTCCTTGAACCAAAGACGAGGAATGATCCTAAACACCACCGAGCAAGACGGATACTGCAAAGTGGAAGCGGAAGTTCCTCTTTCCGACATGTTCGGGTATTCTACTGTGATCCGTTCTTCCACCCAAGGAAAGGCGGAGTTCTCTATGGAATTCTCTCGTTATGCTCCTGTTCCAAGAAACGTAGCGGAAGAATTGATGAAAAAGTACAAACCGAACTCCAAAGACGAAGATTGA
- a CDS encoding LIC_10271 family cell wall hydrolase: MREPYFIRLICFGMILISFPFQIDPAGTPIKVHTVQPKETAFSISQKYKLDWRMLLEWNGKKENEGLKAGEKLKIPQNLSYSSRVEKQLPENVPSSGTPKFHAPLKVLPPVSLPYSNLTYYPNKGVLFKASRHKDVHPIRSGKVVVLDQMDGYRKYIILEHKGGYSSVYANLRSVSVKEGETVKLGDSLGELEEGKGLYFQINQGTKAVDPIPLLNH, from the coding sequence ATGCGGGAGCCATATTTCATTCGTCTGATATGTTTCGGAATGATACTCATTTCTTTTCCTTTCCAAATCGATCCCGCAGGAACTCCCATAAAGGTCCATACTGTCCAACCGAAGGAAACAGCATTTTCCATTTCCCAAAAGTATAAATTGGATTGGAGAATGTTATTAGAATGGAACGGTAAAAAAGAGAACGAAGGTCTGAAAGCGGGAGAAAAATTGAAAATCCCTCAAAACCTATCTTATTCTTCTCGGGTCGAAAAACAACTACCGGAGAACGTACCTTCTTCCGGAACCCCTAAGTTCCATGCCCCTCTAAAAGTGCTTCCCCCTGTTTCACTTCCTTATTCCAATCTAACTTATTATCCGAACAAAGGAGTTCTATTTAAGGCAAGCAGACATAAGGATGTACATCCGATCCGGTCCGGTAAGGTAGTTGTACTGGACCAAATGGACGGTTATAGGAAATATATTATTTTAGAGCATAAAGGCGGATATTCCAGCGTATATGCAAATCTGAGATCCGTTTCAGTCAAAGAAGGGGAAACGGTAAAACTCGGAGATTCCTTAGGAGAATTGGAGGAAGGTAAAGGACTTTACTTTCAGATCAACCAAGGAACCAAGGCTGTGGATCCAATCCCACTTTTAAATCACTGA
- a CDS encoding amidohydrolase family protein: MEWEIVNSKAVTPQGVLENATIRINDGRISSISAGVPKDILPIRINLRGNFVYPGLINAHDHLLGTYLPKVGTNRPYLNWLPWDNDLKSSVVYAERQQLEPEQLYLLGSYKNLISGVTSVLDHIPHFVQKPFLEKSPVRILERFTLAHSICSYSLGWGDGPQIEYARAKEGNLPFVTHISEGFDEESKNALKELNSLGCLGENTVLVHGIAFDPEDIKLVSKTKANLVWCPESNLFMFGKTAPIREILEAGINVSLGTDSPMSGSINIFQEIRSAREFFAKESGKELDPKIVFKMVTENPAKALRVENDLGKLEVGKKADLLVLSSEKEDAYQTLCTADLNTVRLVVKDGKPSYGDLSLKDFFEETGVTGREIKIAGTDKYLAGDPLGLLESVTRALGYKKDLAFFPVG, encoded by the coding sequence ATGGAATGGGAAATCGTAAATTCTAAAGCCGTTACTCCACAAGGAGTGCTCGAGAATGCTACCATCCGCATTAATGACGGACGGATCTCTTCTATCTCCGCCGGAGTACCGAAAGACATTTTACCCATCCGCATCAACTTAAGAGGCAATTTTGTTTATCCCGGACTGATCAATGCTCACGATCATCTTCTTGGCACTTATCTTCCTAAAGTCGGGACCAACCGCCCTTATTTGAATTGGCTTCCCTGGGACAACGATCTGAAATCTTCCGTTGTTTACGCGGAGAGGCAACAATTAGAACCTGAACAACTTTATCTATTAGGTTCTTATAAAAATCTGATCAGCGGGGTGACTTCCGTTTTGGATCATATTCCCCATTTTGTCCAAAAACCTTTTTTGGAAAAATCTCCGGTCCGTATTTTAGAAAGATTTACTCTGGCTCATAGTATTTGTTCTTATTCTCTCGGCTGGGGGGACGGTCCTCAGATAGAATACGCAAGGGCAAAGGAAGGGAATCTTCCCTTTGTAACCCATATCTCGGAAGGATTCGACGAAGAATCCAAAAACGCTCTGAAAGAATTGAACTCTCTCGGCTGTTTGGGAGAAAATACTGTACTTGTTCATGGGATCGCATTCGATCCGGAAGATATCAAATTAGTTTCCAAAACTAAGGCAAACTTGGTTTGGTGCCCTGAATCCAATTTATTTATGTTCGGAAAAACCGCACCTATCCGGGAAATCCTGGAGGCCGGGATCAATGTAAGTTTAGGCACGGATTCTCCAATGTCCGGGTCCATAAATATTTTCCAAGAAATCAGATCCGCAAGGGAATTTTTTGCCAAAGAATCCGGAAAAGAATTGGATCCTAAAATTGTTTTTAAGATGGTCACTGAAAATCCGGCAAAGGCTCTTCGAGTAGAGAACGATCTGGGGAAATTGGAAGTCGGAAAAAAAGCGGATCTTTTAGTCCTTTCTTCCGAAAAAGAAGACGCATACCAAACTCTTTGCACAGCGGATCTTAATACCGTACGTTTGGTAGTGAAAGATGGGAAACCTTCCTATGGCGACCTTTCTTTGAAAGATTTTTTTGAAGAAACTGGCGTGACAGGGCGCGAAATTAAGATCGCCGGAACCGATAAATACCTTGCAGGAGACCCCCTAGGGTTGCTAGAATCGGTCACCCGGGCCCTTGGTTACAAAAAGGATTTGGCATTTTTTCCTGTCGGGTAA